In Camelina sativa cultivar DH55 chromosome 16, Cs, whole genome shotgun sequence, a single window of DNA contains:
- the LOC104751126 gene encoding protein phosphatase 2C 16-like gives MEEMTPAVAMTLSLANTMCDSSPPVEITQLKNVTDSADLLSDSNESPMEGESELLKSGSSSSSTNVLDEDEVLLSVVEDDDNSAAVISEGLLVVDAGSELSLSEIDNGRVLATAIIVGESSIEQVPTAEVVIAEDSSVEDGSGVTASEVVIRLPEENSNQLVKGRSVYELDCIPLWGTVSIQGNRSEMEDAFAVLPHFLKLPIKMLMGDHEGMSPSLTHLTAHFFGVYDGHGGHKVADYCRDRLHFALAEEIEHIKDELCKRNTGEGRQVQWEKVFTSCFLTVDGEIGGKIGRAVVGSSDKILEAVASETVGSTAVVALVCSSHIVVSNCGDSRAVLFRGKEAMPLSVDHKPDREDEYARIENAGGKVIQWQGARVFGVLAMSRSLGDRYLKPYVIPEPEVTFMPRSREDECLILASDGLWDVMDNQEACEMARRRILMWHKKNGAPPIAERGKGTDPACQAAADYLSMLAIQKGSKDNISIIVIDLKAQRKFKTRT, from the exons ATGGAAGAGATGACTCCTGCTGTTGCAATGACTCTTAGCTTAGCTAATACCATGTGTGACTCATCACCACCTGTGGAGATCACTCAGCTCAAGAATGTTACTGATTCTGCTGATTTGTTATCTGATTCCAACGAATCCCCCATGGAAGGTGAATCTGAATTGTTGAAAAgcgggtcttcttcttcttctactaatgTTTTAGATGAAGACGAGGTACTACTCTCTGTTGTGGAGGATGATGATAATAGTGCTGCAGTCATTAGTGAGGGCTTATTAGTTGTTGATGCTGGCTCTGAGTTAAGCTTGTCTGAAATAGACAACGGGAGAGTTCTTGCAACTGCTATTATCGTTGGCGAATCAAGCATCGAGCAGGTTCCCACTGCTGAAGTTGTTATTGCTGAGGATTCAAGTGTAGAAGATGGTTCAGGTGTAACGGCTTCTGAGGTTGTCATTCGCTTGCCTGAAGAAAATAGTAATCAGCTGGTCAAAGGTAGAAGTGTTTATGAACTAGATTGCATACCGCTTTGGGGAACCGTTTCCATTCAAGGTAATAGATCTGAGATGGAGGATGCTTTTGCCGTGTTGCCTCATTTTCTTAAACTGCCTATCAAAATGCTTATGGGAGATCATGAGGGTATGAGTCCTAGCCTCACACACCTCACTGCTCATTTTTTCGGTGTTTATGATGGTCACGGAGGCCATAAG GTTGCTGACTATTGCCGAGATAGACTCCATTTTGCTTTGGCTGAAGAAATCGAACATATAAAAGATGAGTTATGCAAGAGGAACACAGGAGAGGGTAGGCAGGTCCAATGGGAGAAAGTCTTCACTAGTTGTTTTCTAACCGTTGATGGTGAGATTGGAGGAAAAATTGGCAGAGCCGTTGTTGGTTCTTCTGATAAGATTCTTGAGGCTGTTGCCTCTGAGACCGTAGGATCAACTGCTGTGGTTGCTTTGGTTTGCTCATCACATATAGTAGTTTCTAACTGCGGGGATTCAAGGGCGGTATTATTCCGTGGCAAAGAAGCCATGCCCTTATCAGTCGATCACAAA CCAGATAGAGAGGATGAATATGCCAGAATAGAAAATGCTGGAGGTAAAGTTATACAATGGCAAGGCGCACgtgtttttggtgttcttgCCATGTCTAGGTCCCTAG GTGACAGATATCTGAAGCCATATGTGATCCCAGAACCGGAAGTGACATTCATGCCGCGGTCAAGAGAAGATGAGTGTCTCATACTAGCCAGTGATGGTCTTTGGGATGTAATGGACAACCAAGAAGCTTGCGAAATGGCTAGGAGACGGATCTTGATGTGGCACAAGAAGAACGGTGCACCACCTATAGCAGAGAGAGGCAAAGGAACTGACCCAGCTTGCCAAGCGGCGGCTGATTACCTCTCCATGCTTGCTATTCAAAAAGGAAGTAAAGACAACATATCCATCATTGTGATTGACTTGAAAGCTCAAAGAAAGTTCAAGACCAGAACTTGA